Proteins from one Setaria italica strain Yugu1 chromosome V, Setaria_italica_v2.0, whole genome shotgun sequence genomic window:
- the LOC101775557 gene encoding alpha-mannosidase I MNS4 isoform X7: protein MQPMRRRHRGFPLLCLSFALLAAAALLPGTAVAEGVTPSEARRLRDEVKDMFYHAFDGYMKYAFPLDELRPLSCQGEDSLGGYALTLIDSLDTLALLGDKEKFGAAVEWVGKNVRFDINKTVSVFETNIRILGGLLSAHLIASDYATGMRIQSYDDQLLNLAADLAQRLLPAFDTPTGIPFGSVNLKYGVDENESKITSTAGGGTLTLEFGILSRLTNNTVFERVTKNSVRGIWSRRSKLNLVGAHINVFTGEWTQKDAGIGTSIDSFYEYLLKAYLLFGDEEYLYIFQEAYKAAMHYLHHDPWYVEVNMNSGATVWPLFNSLQAFWPGLQVLAGDVDPAIRTHAAFFSVWKKYGFTPEGFNLATSTVQNGQRSYPLRPELIESTYWLFKATRDYRCVFLYKIP, encoded by the exons ATGCAGccgatgcggcggcggcaccgagGCTTCCCGCTCCTCTGCCTCTCCTTCGCCCtcctcgctgccgccgctcttCTCCCCGGCACTGCCGTCGCCGAGGGCGTCACGCCCTCCGAAGCGCGCCGGCTCCGCGACGAG GTGAAAGATATGTTCTATCATGCATTTGATGGGTACATGAAGTATGCTTTCCCACTCGATGAGCTGCGACCCTTAAGTTGCCAAGGTGAAGACTCCCTTGGTGGTTATGCACTTACTCTT ATCGACTCTTTGGATACCTTGGCTTTACTGGGTGATAAGGAGAAATTTGGGGCTGCTGTGGAGTGGGTTGGTAAGAATGTCCGCTTTGATATT AATAAAACCGTCTCTGTTTTTGAAACCAACATACGTATCCTTGGGGGTCTGTTGTCAGCTCACCTGATTGCCAGTGACTATGCTACT GGTATGAGAATCCAATCTTACGATGACCAGTTACTTAATTTAGCTGCTGACTTAGCTCAGAGGTTGTTGCCTGCATTTGACACTCCTACAG GTATTCCATTTGGATCTGTCAATTTAAAGTATGGAGTTGATGAAAATGAAAGCAAG ATAACATCAACTGCTGGTGGTGGTACTTTGACACTGGAATTTGGCATATTGAGTCGCTTAACTAATAATACTG TTTTTGAGCGAGTTACAAAAAATTCAGTGCGTGGAATATGGTCACGCAGATCAAAACTCAACCTTGTTGGTGCCCATATAAATGTCTTTACTGGTGAATGGACACAGAAG GATGCTGGAATTGGCACAAGCATTGATTCTTTCTATGAATACCTTCTAAAG GCATATTTATTGTTTGGGGACGAAGAGTACCTGTATATATTTCAGGAGGCTTACAAGGCTGCCATGCACTATCTCCATCATGATCCTTG GTATGTGGAGGTAAATATGAATTCTGGTGCTACTGTTTGGCCACTATTCAATAGCCTGCAGGCATTCTGGCCAGGACTTCAG GTTTTAGCTGGAGATGTTGATCCTGCTATTCGAACGCACGCTGCCTTCTTCAGTGTCTGGAAAAAGTATGGTTTCACCCCTGAAGGTTTTAATCTTGCTACATCCACTGTCCAG AATGGACAAAGGAGCTATCCGCTACGGCCAGAGTTGATTGAAAGCACATATTGGTTGTTCAAGGCTACCAGAGATTATAGGTGTGTCTTTCTTTACAAG ATACCTTGA
- the LOC101775557 gene encoding alpha-mannosidase I MNS4 isoform X1 produces the protein MQPMRRRHRGFPLLCLSFALLAAAALLPGTAVAEGVTPSEARRLRDEVKDMFYHAFDGYMKYAFPLDELRPLSCQGEDSLGGYALTLIDSLDTLALLGDKEKFGAAVEWVGKNVRFDINKTVSVFETNIRILGGLLSAHLIASDYATGMRIQSYDDQLLNLAADLAQRLLPAFDTPTGIPFGSVNLKYGVDENESKITSTAGGGTLTLEFGILSRLTNNTVFERVTKNSVRGIWSRRSKLNLVGAHINVFTGEWTQKDAGIGTSIDSFYEYLLKAYLLFGDEEYLYIFQEAYKAAMHYLHHDPWYVEVNMNSGATVWPLFNSLQAFWPGLQVLAGDVDPAIRTHAAFFSVWKKYGFTPEGFNLATSTVQNGQRSYPLRPELIESTYWLFKATRDYRYLDVGRDILASLQYGARCPCGYCHISDVETHKQDDHMESFFLAETVKYLWLLFDLAAGPDNIVENGPYKYIFSTEGHLLPVTPEIVLVDEHCSYFGAFCNGGADRGYGISASSMKHKKANYTHLDDIQTPSSHYSASNMFATRGYIKGVCPGLTHAQKLGISYSDEEGNVIEQTSEGHEHHDESAIESSVRTQSSNVILISHPVASQQDQALESSSGNGDHADIVVTADSDSISHDNNDGSLGANTEELTEDTERTSKHSEDEDIAQNLNLKEDIS, from the exons ATGCAGccgatgcggcggcggcaccgagGCTTCCCGCTCCTCTGCCTCTCCTTCGCCCtcctcgctgccgccgctcttCTCCCCGGCACTGCCGTCGCCGAGGGCGTCACGCCCTCCGAAGCGCGCCGGCTCCGCGACGAG GTGAAAGATATGTTCTATCATGCATTTGATGGGTACATGAAGTATGCTTTCCCACTCGATGAGCTGCGACCCTTAAGTTGCCAAGGTGAAGACTCCCTTGGTGGTTATGCACTTACTCTT ATCGACTCTTTGGATACCTTGGCTTTACTGGGTGATAAGGAGAAATTTGGGGCTGCTGTGGAGTGGGTTGGTAAGAATGTCCGCTTTGATATT AATAAAACCGTCTCTGTTTTTGAAACCAACATACGTATCCTTGGGGGTCTGTTGTCAGCTCACCTGATTGCCAGTGACTATGCTACT GGTATGAGAATCCAATCTTACGATGACCAGTTACTTAATTTAGCTGCTGACTTAGCTCAGAGGTTGTTGCCTGCATTTGACACTCCTACAG GTATTCCATTTGGATCTGTCAATTTAAAGTATGGAGTTGATGAAAATGAAAGCAAG ATAACATCAACTGCTGGTGGTGGTACTTTGACACTGGAATTTGGCATATTGAGTCGCTTAACTAATAATACTG TTTTTGAGCGAGTTACAAAAAATTCAGTGCGTGGAATATGGTCACGCAGATCAAAACTCAACCTTGTTGGTGCCCATATAAATGTCTTTACTGGTGAATGGACACAGAAG GATGCTGGAATTGGCACAAGCATTGATTCTTTCTATGAATACCTTCTAAAG GCATATTTATTGTTTGGGGACGAAGAGTACCTGTATATATTTCAGGAGGCTTACAAGGCTGCCATGCACTATCTCCATCATGATCCTTG GTATGTGGAGGTAAATATGAATTCTGGTGCTACTGTTTGGCCACTATTCAATAGCCTGCAGGCATTCTGGCCAGGACTTCAG GTTTTAGCTGGAGATGTTGATCCTGCTATTCGAACGCACGCTGCCTTCTTCAGTGTCTGGAAAAAGTATGGTTTCACCCCTGAAGGTTTTAATCTTGCTACATCCACTGTCCAG AATGGACAAAGGAGCTATCCGCTACGGCCAGAGTTGATTGAAAGCACATATTGGTTGTTCAAGGCTACCAGAGATTATAG ATACCTTGATGTTGGAAGGGACATATTAGCAAGCCTTCAATATGGTGCTAGATGCCCTTGTGGCTACTGCCACATATCAGATGTGGAAACACACAAGCAGGATGACCACATGGAGAGTTTTTTCCTTGCAGAAACG GTCAAATATCTCTGGCTTCTCTTTGATTTAGCCGCTGGCCCTGATAACATTGTTGAAAATGGACCATATAA GTACATATTTAGTACGGAAGGTCATTTACTACCTGTTACTCCTGAGATAGTCTTGGTAGATGAGCATTGTTCTTATTTTGGAGCATTCTGTAATGGTGGTGCAGACCGTGGATATGGTATAAGTGCTAGTTCTATGAAGCATAAAAAAGCAAACTATACTCATTTAGATGATATCCAAACCCCTTCCAGTCACTATTCAGCATCCAACATGTTTGCAACAAGAGGTTACATCAAG GGAGTTTGTCCAGGATTGACTCATGCACAGAAACTTGGGATATCATACTCTGATGAAGAGGGTAACGTCATAGAGCAGACTTCTGAAGGTCATGAGCATCACGATGAATCTGCAATAGAATCTAGCGTCCGAACCCAATCAAGTAATGTTATACTTATATCTCACCCAGTTGCAAGCCAACAGGATCAGGCTTTGGAGAGCAGCTCTGGAAATGGAGATCATGCTGATATTGTGGTAACTGCTGATTCTGATTCCATAAGCCATGATAATAATGATGGCTCACTCGGAGCAAACACTGAAGAACTTACTGAGGACACCGAGCGCACCTCCAAACATTCAGAAGATGAAGATATCGCTCAGAATTTGAATTTGAAGGAAGATATCAGCTGA
- the LOC101775557 gene encoding alpha-mannosidase I MNS4 isoform X4: MHLLLSTLWIPWLYWVIRRNLGLLWSGLNKTVSVFETNIRILGGLLSAHLIASDYATGMRIQSYDDQLLNLAADLAQRLLPAFDTPTGIPFGSVNLKYGVDENESKITSTAGGGTLTLEFGILSRLTNNTVFERVTKNSVRGIWSRRSKLNLVGAHINVFTGEWTQKDAGIGTSIDSFYEYLLKAYLLFGDEEYLYIFQEAYKAAMHYLHHDPWYVEVNMNSGATVWPLFNSLQAFWPGLQVLAGDVDPAIRTHAAFFSVWKKYGFTPEGFNLATSTVQNGQRSYPLRPELIESTYWLFKATRDYRYLDVGRDILASLQYGARCPCGYCHISDVETHKQDDHMESFFLAETVKYLWLLFDLAAGPDNIVENGPYKYIFSTEGHLLPVTPEIVLVDEHCSYFGAFCNGGADRGYGISASSMKHKKANYTHLDDIQTPSSHYSASNMFATRGYIKGVCPGLTHAQKLGISYSDEEGNVIEQTSEGHEHHDESAIESSVRTQSSNVILISHPVASQQDQALESSSGNGDHADIVVTADSDSISHDNNDGSLGANTEELTEDTERTSKHSEDEDIAQNLNLKEDIS; this comes from the exons ATGCACTTACTCTT ATCGACTCTTTGGATACCTTGGCTTTACTGGGTGATAAGGAGAAATTTGGGGCTGCTGTGGAGTGGGTTG AATAAAACCGTCTCTGTTTTTGAAACCAACATACGTATCCTTGGGGGTCTGTTGTCAGCTCACCTGATTGCCAGTGACTATGCTACT GGTATGAGAATCCAATCTTACGATGACCAGTTACTTAATTTAGCTGCTGACTTAGCTCAGAGGTTGTTGCCTGCATTTGACACTCCTACAG GTATTCCATTTGGATCTGTCAATTTAAAGTATGGAGTTGATGAAAATGAAAGCAAG ATAACATCAACTGCTGGTGGTGGTACTTTGACACTGGAATTTGGCATATTGAGTCGCTTAACTAATAATACTG TTTTTGAGCGAGTTACAAAAAATTCAGTGCGTGGAATATGGTCACGCAGATCAAAACTCAACCTTGTTGGTGCCCATATAAATGTCTTTACTGGTGAATGGACACAGAAG GATGCTGGAATTGGCACAAGCATTGATTCTTTCTATGAATACCTTCTAAAG GCATATTTATTGTTTGGGGACGAAGAGTACCTGTATATATTTCAGGAGGCTTACAAGGCTGCCATGCACTATCTCCATCATGATCCTTG GTATGTGGAGGTAAATATGAATTCTGGTGCTACTGTTTGGCCACTATTCAATAGCCTGCAGGCATTCTGGCCAGGACTTCAG GTTTTAGCTGGAGATGTTGATCCTGCTATTCGAACGCACGCTGCCTTCTTCAGTGTCTGGAAAAAGTATGGTTTCACCCCTGAAGGTTTTAATCTTGCTACATCCACTGTCCAG AATGGACAAAGGAGCTATCCGCTACGGCCAGAGTTGATTGAAAGCACATATTGGTTGTTCAAGGCTACCAGAGATTATAG ATACCTTGATGTTGGAAGGGACATATTAGCAAGCCTTCAATATGGTGCTAGATGCCCTTGTGGCTACTGCCACATATCAGATGTGGAAACACACAAGCAGGATGACCACATGGAGAGTTTTTTCCTTGCAGAAACG GTCAAATATCTCTGGCTTCTCTTTGATTTAGCCGCTGGCCCTGATAACATTGTTGAAAATGGACCATATAA GTACATATTTAGTACGGAAGGTCATTTACTACCTGTTACTCCTGAGATAGTCTTGGTAGATGAGCATTGTTCTTATTTTGGAGCATTCTGTAATGGTGGTGCAGACCGTGGATATGGTATAAGTGCTAGTTCTATGAAGCATAAAAAAGCAAACTATACTCATTTAGATGATATCCAAACCCCTTCCAGTCACTATTCAGCATCCAACATGTTTGCAACAAGAGGTTACATCAAG GGAGTTTGTCCAGGATTGACTCATGCACAGAAACTTGGGATATCATACTCTGATGAAGAGGGTAACGTCATAGAGCAGACTTCTGAAGGTCATGAGCATCACGATGAATCTGCAATAGAATCTAGCGTCCGAACCCAATCAAGTAATGTTATACTTATATCTCACCCAGTTGCAAGCCAACAGGATCAGGCTTTGGAGAGCAGCTCTGGAAATGGAGATCATGCTGATATTGTGGTAACTGCTGATTCTGATTCCATAAGCCATGATAATAATGATGGCTCACTCGGAGCAAACACTGAAGAACTTACTGAGGACACCGAGCGCACCTCCAAACATTCAGAAGATGAAGATATCGCTCAGAATTTGAATTTGAAGGAAGATATCAGCTGA
- the LOC101775557 gene encoding alpha-mannosidase I MNS4 isoform X5, whose amino-acid sequence MMITSLAASNFAFWKLCTNNQMNKTVSVFETNIRILGGLLSAHLIASDYATGMRIQSYDDQLLNLAADLAQRLLPAFDTPTGIPFGSVNLKYGVDENESKITSTAGGGTLTLEFGILSRLTNNTVFERVTKNSVRGIWSRRSKLNLVGAHINVFTGEWTQKDAGIGTSIDSFYEYLLKAYLLFGDEEYLYIFQEAYKAAMHYLHHDPWYVEVNMNSGATVWPLFNSLQAFWPGLQVLAGDVDPAIRTHAAFFSVWKKYGFTPEGFNLATSTVQNGQRSYPLRPELIESTYWLFKATRDYRYLDVGRDILASLQYGARCPCGYCHISDVETHKQDDHMESFFLAETVKYLWLLFDLAAGPDNIVENGPYKYIFSTEGHLLPVTPEIVLVDEHCSYFGAFCNGGADRGYGISASSMKHKKANYTHLDDIQTPSSHYSASNMFATRGYIKGVCPGLTHAQKLGISYSDEEGNVIEQTSEGHEHHDESAIESSVRTQSSNVILISHPVASQQDQALESSSGNGDHADIVVTADSDSISHDNNDGSLGANTEELTEDTERTSKHSEDEDIAQNLNLKEDIS is encoded by the exons ATGATGATTACATCTTTGGCAGCGTCAAATTTTGCATTTTGGAAGCTATGCACCAATAACCAAATG AATAAAACCGTCTCTGTTTTTGAAACCAACATACGTATCCTTGGGGGTCTGTTGTCAGCTCACCTGATTGCCAGTGACTATGCTACT GGTATGAGAATCCAATCTTACGATGACCAGTTACTTAATTTAGCTGCTGACTTAGCTCAGAGGTTGTTGCCTGCATTTGACACTCCTACAG GTATTCCATTTGGATCTGTCAATTTAAAGTATGGAGTTGATGAAAATGAAAGCAAG ATAACATCAACTGCTGGTGGTGGTACTTTGACACTGGAATTTGGCATATTGAGTCGCTTAACTAATAATACTG TTTTTGAGCGAGTTACAAAAAATTCAGTGCGTGGAATATGGTCACGCAGATCAAAACTCAACCTTGTTGGTGCCCATATAAATGTCTTTACTGGTGAATGGACACAGAAG GATGCTGGAATTGGCACAAGCATTGATTCTTTCTATGAATACCTTCTAAAG GCATATTTATTGTTTGGGGACGAAGAGTACCTGTATATATTTCAGGAGGCTTACAAGGCTGCCATGCACTATCTCCATCATGATCCTTG GTATGTGGAGGTAAATATGAATTCTGGTGCTACTGTTTGGCCACTATTCAATAGCCTGCAGGCATTCTGGCCAGGACTTCAG GTTTTAGCTGGAGATGTTGATCCTGCTATTCGAACGCACGCTGCCTTCTTCAGTGTCTGGAAAAAGTATGGTTTCACCCCTGAAGGTTTTAATCTTGCTACATCCACTGTCCAG AATGGACAAAGGAGCTATCCGCTACGGCCAGAGTTGATTGAAAGCACATATTGGTTGTTCAAGGCTACCAGAGATTATAG ATACCTTGATGTTGGAAGGGACATATTAGCAAGCCTTCAATATGGTGCTAGATGCCCTTGTGGCTACTGCCACATATCAGATGTGGAAACACACAAGCAGGATGACCACATGGAGAGTTTTTTCCTTGCAGAAACG GTCAAATATCTCTGGCTTCTCTTTGATTTAGCCGCTGGCCCTGATAACATTGTTGAAAATGGACCATATAA GTACATATTTAGTACGGAAGGTCATTTACTACCTGTTACTCCTGAGATAGTCTTGGTAGATGAGCATTGTTCTTATTTTGGAGCATTCTGTAATGGTGGTGCAGACCGTGGATATGGTATAAGTGCTAGTTCTATGAAGCATAAAAAAGCAAACTATACTCATTTAGATGATATCCAAACCCCTTCCAGTCACTATTCAGCATCCAACATGTTTGCAACAAGAGGTTACATCAAG GGAGTTTGTCCAGGATTGACTCATGCACAGAAACTTGGGATATCATACTCTGATGAAGAGGGTAACGTCATAGAGCAGACTTCTGAAGGTCATGAGCATCACGATGAATCTGCAATAGAATCTAGCGTCCGAACCCAATCAAGTAATGTTATACTTATATCTCACCCAGTTGCAAGCCAACAGGATCAGGCTTTGGAGAGCAGCTCTGGAAATGGAGATCATGCTGATATTGTGGTAACTGCTGATTCTGATTCCATAAGCCATGATAATAATGATGGCTCACTCGGAGCAAACACTGAAGAACTTACTGAGGACACCGAGCGCACCTCCAAACATTCAGAAGATGAAGATATCGCTCAGAATTTGAATTTGAAGGAAGATATCAGCTGA
- the LOC101775557 gene encoding alpha-mannosidase I MNS4 isoform X6 yields MLLNGSTRWQRSLLLLSALSHGILSLFPHMFVLSHGMRIQSYDDQLLNLAADLAQRLLPAFDTPTGIPFGSVNLKYGVDENESKITSTAGGGTLTLEFGILSRLTNNTVFERVTKNSVRGIWSRRSKLNLVGAHINVFTGEWTQKDAGIGTSIDSFYEYLLKAYLLFGDEEYLYIFQEAYKAAMHYLHHDPWYVEVNMNSGATVWPLFNSLQAFWPGLQVLAGDVDPAIRTHAAFFSVWKKYGFTPEGFNLATSTVQNGQRSYPLRPELIESTYWLFKATRDYRYLDVGRDILASLQYGARCPCGYCHISDVETHKQDDHMESFFLAETVKYLWLLFDLAAGPDNIVENGPYKYIFSTEGHLLPVTPEIVLVDEHCSYFGAFCNGGADRGYGISASSMKHKKANYTHLDDIQTPSSHYSASNMFATRGYIKGVCPGLTHAQKLGISYSDEEGNVIEQTSEGHEHHDESAIESSVRTQSSNVILISHPVASQQDQALESSSGNGDHADIVVTADSDSISHDNNDGSLGANTEELTEDTERTSKHSEDEDIAQNLNLKEDIS; encoded by the exons ATGCTACT GAATGGCAGCACGCGATGGCAGAGGAGCTTGCTGCTCTTGAGCGCACTATCACATGGGATCTTGTCCCTCTTCCCTCACATGTTCGTCCTATCACAT GGTATGAGAATCCAATCTTACGATGACCAGTTACTTAATTTAGCTGCTGACTTAGCTCAGAGGTTGTTGCCTGCATTTGACACTCCTACAG GTATTCCATTTGGATCTGTCAATTTAAAGTATGGAGTTGATGAAAATGAAAGCAAG ATAACATCAACTGCTGGTGGTGGTACTTTGACACTGGAATTTGGCATATTGAGTCGCTTAACTAATAATACTG TTTTTGAGCGAGTTACAAAAAATTCAGTGCGTGGAATATGGTCACGCAGATCAAAACTCAACCTTGTTGGTGCCCATATAAATGTCTTTACTGGTGAATGGACACAGAAG GATGCTGGAATTGGCACAAGCATTGATTCTTTCTATGAATACCTTCTAAAG GCATATTTATTGTTTGGGGACGAAGAGTACCTGTATATATTTCAGGAGGCTTACAAGGCTGCCATGCACTATCTCCATCATGATCCTTG GTATGTGGAGGTAAATATGAATTCTGGTGCTACTGTTTGGCCACTATTCAATAGCCTGCAGGCATTCTGGCCAGGACTTCAG GTTTTAGCTGGAGATGTTGATCCTGCTATTCGAACGCACGCTGCCTTCTTCAGTGTCTGGAAAAAGTATGGTTTCACCCCTGAAGGTTTTAATCTTGCTACATCCACTGTCCAG AATGGACAAAGGAGCTATCCGCTACGGCCAGAGTTGATTGAAAGCACATATTGGTTGTTCAAGGCTACCAGAGATTATAG ATACCTTGATGTTGGAAGGGACATATTAGCAAGCCTTCAATATGGTGCTAGATGCCCTTGTGGCTACTGCCACATATCAGATGTGGAAACACACAAGCAGGATGACCACATGGAGAGTTTTTTCCTTGCAGAAACG GTCAAATATCTCTGGCTTCTCTTTGATTTAGCCGCTGGCCCTGATAACATTGTTGAAAATGGACCATATAA GTACATATTTAGTACGGAAGGTCATTTACTACCTGTTACTCCTGAGATAGTCTTGGTAGATGAGCATTGTTCTTATTTTGGAGCATTCTGTAATGGTGGTGCAGACCGTGGATATGGTATAAGTGCTAGTTCTATGAAGCATAAAAAAGCAAACTATACTCATTTAGATGATATCCAAACCCCTTCCAGTCACTATTCAGCATCCAACATGTTTGCAACAAGAGGTTACATCAAG GGAGTTTGTCCAGGATTGACTCATGCACAGAAACTTGGGATATCATACTCTGATGAAGAGGGTAACGTCATAGAGCAGACTTCTGAAGGTCATGAGCATCACGATGAATCTGCAATAGAATCTAGCGTCCGAACCCAATCAAGTAATGTTATACTTATATCTCACCCAGTTGCAAGCCAACAGGATCAGGCTTTGGAGAGCAGCTCTGGAAATGGAGATCATGCTGATATTGTGGTAACTGCTGATTCTGATTCCATAAGCCATGATAATAATGATGGCTCACTCGGAGCAAACACTGAAGAACTTACTGAGGACACCGAGCGCACCTCCAAACATTCAGAAGATGAAGATATCGCTCAGAATTTGAATTTGAAGGAAGATATCAGCTGA
- the LOC101775557 gene encoding alpha-mannosidase I MNS4 isoform X2: protein MSLLWCLLLRPLHLWSLLLPIPLHMFLWVLFMTPNHLSHVSMYELGGFLSHLPLMFLLLLPSHLPLVSSSNVSSPPVEPSSSGVSSPLDEPPSDLSSPWYALRDRLLVHPPDRNGSTRWQRSLLLLSALSHGILSLFPHMFVLSHGMRIQSYDDQLLNLAADLAQRLLPAFDTPTGIPFGSVNLKYGVDENESKITSTAGGGTLTLEFGILSRLTNNTVFERVTKNSVRGIWSRRSKLNLVGAHINVFTGEWTQKDAGIGTSIDSFYEYLLKAYLLFGDEEYLYIFQEAYKAAMHYLHHDPWYVEVNMNSGATVWPLFNSLQAFWPGLQVLAGDVDPAIRTHAAFFSVWKKYGFTPEGFNLATSTVQNGQRSYPLRPELIESTYWLFKATRDYRYLDVGRDILASLQYGARCPCGYCHISDVETHKQDDHMESFFLAETVKYLWLLFDLAAGPDNIVENGPYKYIFSTEGHLLPVTPEIVLVDEHCSYFGAFCNGGADRGYGISASSMKHKKANYTHLDDIQTPSSHYSASNMFATRGYIKGVCPGLTHAQKLGISYSDEEGNVIEQTSEGHEHHDESAIESSVRTQSSNVILISHPVASQQDQALESSSGNGDHADIVVTADSDSISHDNNDGSLGANTEELTEDTERTSKHSEDEDIAQNLNLKEDIS from the exons ATGAGCCTCTTATGGTGCCTTCTTCTGCGTCCCCTTCATCTGTGGAGCCTTCTTCTTCCGATTCCACTCCACATGTTCCTATGGGTACTATTTATGACACCAAACCACCTGTCACACGTTTCTATGTATGAACTCGGTGGGTTCTTGAGCCATCTTCCTTTGATGTTTCTTCTCCTCTTGCCGAGCCATCTTCCTCTGGTGTCTTCCTCTAAtgtttcttctcctcctgttgAGCCATCTTCCTCTGGTGTGTCTTCTCCTCTTGATGAGCCACCTTCTGATTTGTCTTCTCCATGGTATGCTCTTCGTGATCGTCTCTTGGTTCACCCTCCAGACCG GAATGGCAGCACGCGATGGCAGAGGAGCTTGCTGCTCTTGAGCGCACTATCACATGGGATCTTGTCCCTCTTCCCTCACATGTTCGTCCTATCACAT GGTATGAGAATCCAATCTTACGATGACCAGTTACTTAATTTAGCTGCTGACTTAGCTCAGAGGTTGTTGCCTGCATTTGACACTCCTACAG GTATTCCATTTGGATCTGTCAATTTAAAGTATGGAGTTGATGAAAATGAAAGCAAG ATAACATCAACTGCTGGTGGTGGTACTTTGACACTGGAATTTGGCATATTGAGTCGCTTAACTAATAATACTG TTTTTGAGCGAGTTACAAAAAATTCAGTGCGTGGAATATGGTCACGCAGATCAAAACTCAACCTTGTTGGTGCCCATATAAATGTCTTTACTGGTGAATGGACACAGAAG GATGCTGGAATTGGCACAAGCATTGATTCTTTCTATGAATACCTTCTAAAG GCATATTTATTGTTTGGGGACGAAGAGTACCTGTATATATTTCAGGAGGCTTACAAGGCTGCCATGCACTATCTCCATCATGATCCTTG GTATGTGGAGGTAAATATGAATTCTGGTGCTACTGTTTGGCCACTATTCAATAGCCTGCAGGCATTCTGGCCAGGACTTCAG GTTTTAGCTGGAGATGTTGATCCTGCTATTCGAACGCACGCTGCCTTCTTCAGTGTCTGGAAAAAGTATGGTTTCACCCCTGAAGGTTTTAATCTTGCTACATCCACTGTCCAG AATGGACAAAGGAGCTATCCGCTACGGCCAGAGTTGATTGAAAGCACATATTGGTTGTTCAAGGCTACCAGAGATTATAG ATACCTTGATGTTGGAAGGGACATATTAGCAAGCCTTCAATATGGTGCTAGATGCCCTTGTGGCTACTGCCACATATCAGATGTGGAAACACACAAGCAGGATGACCACATGGAGAGTTTTTTCCTTGCAGAAACG GTCAAATATCTCTGGCTTCTCTTTGATTTAGCCGCTGGCCCTGATAACATTGTTGAAAATGGACCATATAA GTACATATTTAGTACGGAAGGTCATTTACTACCTGTTACTCCTGAGATAGTCTTGGTAGATGAGCATTGTTCTTATTTTGGAGCATTCTGTAATGGTGGTGCAGACCGTGGATATGGTATAAGTGCTAGTTCTATGAAGCATAAAAAAGCAAACTATACTCATTTAGATGATATCCAAACCCCTTCCAGTCACTATTCAGCATCCAACATGTTTGCAACAAGAGGTTACATCAAG GGAGTTTGTCCAGGATTGACTCATGCACAGAAACTTGGGATATCATACTCTGATGAAGAGGGTAACGTCATAGAGCAGACTTCTGAAGGTCATGAGCATCACGATGAATCTGCAATAGAATCTAGCGTCCGAACCCAATCAAGTAATGTTATACTTATATCTCACCCAGTTGCAAGCCAACAGGATCAGGCTTTGGAGAGCAGCTCTGGAAATGGAGATCATGCTGATATTGTGGTAACTGCTGATTCTGATTCCATAAGCCATGATAATAATGATGGCTCACTCGGAGCAAACACTGAAGAACTTACTGAGGACACCGAGCGCACCTCCAAACATTCAGAAGATGAAGATATCGCTCAGAATTTGAATTTGAAGGAAGATATCAGCTGA